One window from the genome of Pyxidicoccus xibeiensis encodes:
- a CDS encoding S1C family serine protease, whose product MDVVLKGAVQDERQRFGLARALALLGPPAPSFSQARVVLAIPGDRVARGVSTPFAQKLLDVLHAHGADAYLQPSSVPEEAPRRSSRGALVAGLAVLVLGGVAFGVWAARSPALQQTAHSLSGGAVGAPEPVRESGPAELSTQEISKLASPSTLSLRCEGKTGSGFFVDKELVLTNEHVVCPPGKLMTVVLPDGRQLVGETLKSDVDLDLATVRVVGANAPPLKLGDVTSLEPGDRLVFIGSPKGLDFTVHEGKVGFLGREYLGTGYVQFNASVNPGNSGGPLLNGRGEVVGVVSMKIENADGLGLALPIPYASKLITVPSTPEATARWEALLARVARDEEREIQRFQRETEQPVLFGVRSITNLGLVALLVERFDALPRRVVRQLALEVGGQTCPLKVDFEYWRPVRDSMSSEDDSRRLRWFVARGLTQGVHVGVARLPLEDCPQFSTGSAYLKVAQGSGEAERFEVPLSEVRAAQALGQRNRGGIQQWQQVLWKQRVEEERSRQDTDDWRSRFKLARARIATLEEEKRGLLEAEAAGKSAGKRRWEVEVELKLAHNQLAELEQYATQKKVPQEWRR is encoded by the coding sequence ATGGATGTGGTGCTGAAGGGCGCGGTACAGGATGAGCGCCAGCGCTTCGGGCTCGCGCGGGCGCTGGCCCTGCTCGGTCCACCGGCCCCGTCGTTCTCCCAGGCGCGGGTGGTGCTGGCGATTCCAGGCGACCGCGTGGCCCGGGGCGTCTCCACGCCCTTCGCCCAGAAGCTCCTGGACGTGCTCCATGCGCATGGCGCGGATGCATACCTCCAGCCCTCGAGCGTTCCGGAGGAAGCCCCCCGGCGCTCGTCCCGAGGCGCCCTGGTCGCGGGCCTGGCGGTCCTGGTCCTCGGCGGCGTCGCGTTCGGCGTCTGGGCGGCCCGCTCGCCCGCGCTCCAGCAGACGGCCCACTCCCTCTCGGGGGGCGCGGTGGGTGCCCCGGAGCCCGTGCGCGAGTCCGGGCCCGCGGAGCTGTCCACCCAGGAAATCTCCAAGCTCGCCTCTCCGAGCACGCTGAGCCTGCGGTGCGAGGGCAAGACGGGCTCCGGGTTCTTCGTGGACAAGGAGCTGGTGCTGACCAACGAGCACGTGGTCTGCCCGCCCGGGAAGCTGATGACGGTGGTGCTGCCCGACGGGCGGCAGCTCGTCGGGGAGACGCTGAAGTCCGACGTGGACCTGGACCTCGCCACCGTCCGCGTGGTGGGCGCGAATGCGCCCCCGCTGAAGCTCGGGGACGTCACGAGCCTGGAGCCGGGGGACCGACTCGTCTTCATCGGCAGCCCCAAGGGGCTGGACTTCACCGTCCACGAGGGGAAGGTGGGCTTCCTGGGCCGCGAGTACCTGGGGACGGGCTACGTGCAGTTCAACGCGTCGGTGAACCCGGGCAACAGCGGAGGGCCGCTGCTGAACGGGCGCGGCGAGGTGGTGGGCGTCGTCTCCATGAAGATAGAGAACGCGGACGGCCTGGGGCTCGCGCTGCCCATCCCCTACGCGAGCAAGCTCATCACCGTCCCCTCCACGCCGGAGGCGACGGCGCGCTGGGAGGCACTGCTGGCCCGGGTGGCACGCGACGAGGAGCGGGAGATTCAGCGCTTCCAGCGGGAGACGGAGCAGCCGGTGCTCTTCGGCGTCCGGAGCATCACCAACCTGGGCCTGGTGGCGCTGCTCGTCGAGCGCTTCGACGCGCTGCCCCGGCGCGTGGTGCGCCAGCTGGCGCTGGAGGTGGGAGGGCAGACGTGCCCGCTGAAGGTGGACTTCGAGTACTGGCGGCCGGTCCGGGACTCGATGTCCTCCGAGGATGACTCGCGGCGCCTTCGCTGGTTCGTGGCGCGTGGGCTCACGCAAGGCGTCCACGTCGGGGTGGCGAGGCTCCCCCTCGAGGACTGCCCGCAGTTCAGCACGGGCAGTGCCTACCTGAAGGTGGCCCAGGGCAGCGGGGAGGCCGAGCGCTTCGAGGTACCGCTCTCCGAGGTCCGCGCTGCGCAGGCGCTCGGACAGCGCAACCGGGGCGGCATCCAGCAGTGGCAGCAGGTCCTCTGGAAGCAGCGCGTGGAGGAGGAGCGCTCGCGGCAGGACACCGACGACTGGCGCAGCCGCTTCAAGCTGGCGCGGGCCCGCATTGCCACGCTGGAGGAGGAGAAGCGCGGCCTGCTGGAGGCCGAGGCCGCGGGCAAGAGCGCCGGGAAGCGCCGCTGGGAGGTGGAGGTGGAGCTGAAGCTTGCGCACAACCAGCTCGCGGAGCTGGAGCAGTACGCCACCCAGAAGAAGGTGCCACAGGAGTGGCGGCGGTAG
- a CDS encoding cell wall anchor protein: MTLKVFRHDASRFVVAASLLSLLGCGPQEAEAPLEATTAASQALSTVSYRSSSTASGKSITSLTIAKPTGTVAGDVLLARIINRNNVAAVATAPAGWTLLRSDQSASQIKAWVFYKVAGSAEPASYAFTIDLASYMAGSISAFSGADNANPIDAHSGQKNGTTASFDTPAITTTAANGLAVWFGAQIWTGAACPVSPIVPPTGFTEPFDTCLVSSSTGLLYDAAYKDLGAAGLQPAFNGSSPYAQTNVAQVVALRPAGAPACTVGDTFAPTYTTVGTVASTAIVEPSGLAASRLTPGVIYVHNEDTTAVVAISAANASTLGTFNVADVTPADWEDVATGPCPAGKCIFMGDIGRASANFPTPPSTFAVYRIPEPNIGGGQTSGSLTAEKFPFQYPDTPKDAESIMVHPTTGDIYVITKSSTGLSKVYKFPKPMPAPDTLTTLIFVANLQLPTNSDPEFPKATSAAIHPCANRFILRTYRTVYEFRAPAGAAFETAFAATPVALTDTVEGQGEAIEYEANGASYFTMSESPSPFRLKRVVRQ, from the coding sequence ATGACATTGAAGGTCTTCAGGCATGACGCATCACGATTCGTTGTCGCGGCTTCGCTGCTGTCCCTGCTGGGATGTGGGCCGCAGGAGGCCGAGGCGCCCCTCGAAGCCACCACCGCCGCGTCCCAGGCACTGTCGACGGTGAGCTACCGGAGCAGCAGCACGGCCAGCGGGAAGAGCATCACCTCGCTCACCATCGCAAAGCCGACGGGTACGGTGGCGGGTGACGTGCTGCTCGCGCGCATCATCAACCGGAACAACGTCGCCGCCGTGGCGACGGCTCCCGCGGGCTGGACGCTGCTGCGCTCCGACCAGAGCGCGTCTCAAATCAAGGCCTGGGTCTTCTACAAGGTCGCCGGCAGCGCCGAGCCCGCGAGCTACGCGTTCACCATCGACCTCGCCAGCTACATGGCGGGCAGCATCTCGGCGTTCTCGGGCGCGGACAACGCCAATCCCATCGACGCCCACAGCGGCCAGAAGAACGGGACGACCGCGAGCTTCGACACGCCCGCCATCACCACCACTGCCGCCAACGGCCTGGCGGTCTGGTTCGGCGCGCAGATCTGGACCGGCGCGGCGTGCCCCGTCAGCCCCATCGTTCCTCCCACGGGCTTCACCGAGCCGTTCGACACGTGCCTGGTCTCCTCGTCCACCGGGCTGCTCTATGACGCCGCCTACAAGGACCTGGGCGCCGCGGGGCTCCAGCCCGCGTTCAACGGCAGCTCGCCGTACGCCCAGACGAACGTCGCCCAGGTCGTCGCGCTCCGGCCCGCGGGCGCGCCCGCGTGCACCGTGGGAGACACCTTCGCGCCCACGTACACGACGGTGGGTACCGTGGCGTCCACCGCCATCGTGGAGCCGTCCGGCCTGGCCGCCAGCCGCCTCACGCCGGGCGTCATCTACGTCCACAACGAGGACACCACGGCCGTGGTCGCCATCAGCGCCGCCAATGCCAGCACCCTGGGCACCTTCAACGTCGCCGACGTGACGCCCGCGGACTGGGAGGACGTCGCCACGGGTCCGTGCCCGGCCGGCAAGTGCATCTTCATGGGAGACATCGGCCGCGCCAGCGCCAACTTCCCCACGCCGCCGTCCACCTTCGCCGTGTATCGGATTCCGGAGCCCAACATCGGCGGCGGCCAGACGAGCGGCAGCCTCACGGCGGAGAAGTTCCCCTTCCAGTACCCGGACACCCCGAAGGACGCCGAGTCCATCATGGTGCACCCGACGACCGGTGACATCTATGTCATCACCAAGTCGTCCACCGGCCTGAGCAAGGTCTACAAGTTCCCCAAGCCGATGCCGGCGCCGGATACCCTGACGACGCTCATCTTCGTGGCGAACCTGCAGCTGCCGACGAACTCGGACCCGGAGTTCCCCAAGGCCACGTCCGCGGCCATCCACCCGTGCGCCAACCGCTTCATCCTCCGGACCTACCGCACCGTCTACGAGTTCCGCGCCCCGGCGGGTGCCGCGTTCGAGACGGCCTTCGCGGCCACGCCCGTCGCCCTGACGGACACCGTGGAGGGCCAGGGTGAGGCCATCGAGTACGAGGCCAACGGCGCCAGCTACTTCACGATGAGCGAGTCTCCCTCGCCCTTCAGGCTGAAGCGCGTCGTCCGGCAGTAG
- a CDS encoding acetate/propionate family kinase, with the protein MKVLVVNVGSTSVKYNLYEMDTEARLAAGRVERVGSAEAVHVHEGGNTPVDGREIQGALRSIITHLTRTGGPLPDASALAAVGHRVVHGGERLITPTPIDAKVEAIIEECARYAPLHNPVNLAGIRAAREVFASVPHVAVFDTAFHAQLPPQAYTYAVPHELYLSKGVRRYGFHGPSHQFMALSAAEHLKTDLSRLKLITCHLGGGASVSAIERGVSVETSMGMTPLEGLVMGTRAGDVDPALPLLLAKDGMTTEQIDTLLNRQSGLAGLSGISADFRDVQKAADAGDPRARLAIDVFVHRLRKYIGAYAAVLGGADALVFTGGIGENSALVRSRVCEGLFFMGVALDEKANETKRAADHGGIVEISAPRAPTQVLVVRTDEERMIAREVLRCLVGPTATLRSVRARPIPVGVSVRHVHLSRADCDALFGPGYELSPKRDVTQPGQYVTRETVDLVGPKGEIQRVAIINPLRKQTQVELARTDAFTLGVSPPLRESGKLEGTPGITLRGPAGTVTIPSGVILALRHVHMSPEEAREFGVQDRNVIQVRVEGDREMTMGDVIVRVHPDFRLDMHVDTDEANAAGLTSDSVVAFGGVQEAGR; encoded by the coding sequence ATGAAGGTGCTCGTCGTCAACGTCGGCTCGACCTCGGTCAAATACAACCTCTATGAGATGGACACGGAGGCGCGCCTCGCCGCGGGGCGTGTCGAGCGTGTCGGCAGCGCGGAGGCCGTGCACGTCCACGAGGGTGGCAACACCCCCGTCGACGGACGGGAAATCCAGGGCGCGCTGCGCTCCATCATCACCCACCTGACGCGCACCGGCGGCCCGCTGCCGGACGCGAGCGCGCTCGCCGCCGTCGGGCACCGCGTCGTGCATGGGGGCGAGCGGCTCATCACCCCCACGCCCATCGACGCGAAGGTCGAGGCCATCATCGAGGAGTGCGCGCGCTATGCGCCGCTGCACAACCCGGTGAACCTCGCCGGCATCCGCGCGGCGCGCGAGGTCTTCGCCTCGGTGCCCCACGTCGCGGTCTTCGACACCGCGTTCCACGCGCAGCTCCCGCCCCAGGCGTACACGTACGCCGTGCCGCACGAGCTGTATCTGTCCAAGGGCGTGCGCCGCTACGGCTTCCATGGCCCGAGCCACCAGTTCATGGCGCTGTCCGCGGCCGAGCACCTCAAGACGGACCTGTCGCGCCTCAAGCTCATCACCTGCCACCTCGGCGGTGGCGCCAGCGTGTCCGCCATCGAGCGCGGCGTCTCCGTGGAGACCTCCATGGGCATGACGCCGCTGGAGGGGCTGGTCATGGGCACGCGCGCCGGCGACGTGGACCCCGCCCTGCCGCTGCTGCTCGCGAAGGACGGCATGACGACGGAGCAGATTGACACCCTGCTCAACCGCCAGTCCGGCCTCGCGGGCCTGTCGGGCATCAGCGCCGACTTCCGCGACGTGCAGAAGGCGGCGGACGCCGGCGACCCGCGCGCGCGCCTGGCCATCGACGTGTTCGTCCACCGCCTCCGCAAGTACATCGGCGCGTACGCGGCCGTGCTGGGCGGCGCGGATGCGCTCGTGTTCACCGGCGGCATCGGCGAGAACTCCGCGCTGGTGCGCAGCCGGGTGTGCGAGGGGCTGTTCTTCATGGGCGTCGCGCTCGACGAGAAGGCCAACGAGACGAAGCGCGCGGCGGACCATGGCGGCATCGTCGAAATCTCCGCGCCACGCGCCCCCACCCAGGTGCTGGTGGTGCGCACCGACGAGGAGCGGATGATTGCCCGCGAGGTGCTGCGCTGCCTGGTGGGGCCCACGGCCACCCTGCGCAGCGTGCGCGCGCGGCCCATCCCCGTGGGCGTCAGCGTTCGCCACGTCCACCTCAGCCGCGCCGACTGCGACGCGCTCTTCGGCCCGGGCTACGAGCTGTCGCCGAAGCGCGACGTCACCCAGCCGGGCCAGTACGTCACGCGCGAGACGGTGGACCTGGTCGGCCCCAAGGGGGAAATCCAGCGCGTCGCCATCATCAACCCGCTGCGCAAGCAGACCCAGGTGGAGCTGGCGAGGACGGACGCCTTCACGCTCGGGGTGAGTCCGCCCCTGCGCGAGAGTGGCAAGCTGGAGGGGACGCCGGGCATCACCCTGCGCGGCCCCGCGGGCACCGTCACCATCCCCAGCGGCGTCATCCTCGCGCTCCGCCACGTCCACATGAGCCCGGAGGAGGCACGCGAGTTCGGCGTCCAGGACCGCAACGTCATCCAGGTGCGCGTCGAGGGAGACCGCGAGATGACCATGGGGGACGTCATCGTCCGCGTCCACCCCGACTTCCGCCTGGACATGCACGTCGACACCGACGAGGCGAACGCCGCCGGCTTGACGAGCGACAGCGTCGTCGCCTTCGGGGGCGTCCAGGAGGCCGGGCGGTAG
- a CDS encoding VOC family protein: MPKAIPEGYHTLTPFLTLRDAAKAIEFYKAALGAVELYRLPMPGGKVAHAELRIGDSRMMVADEMPEWGNKSAKTLGGSPIGLSIYTENVDALAERFVKAGGKVLRPVENQFYGDRSGQFEDPEGNKWTLGQHVEDVSPEEMQRRMAKMGG; this comes from the coding sequence ATGCCGAAGGCGATTCCCGAGGGCTATCACACCCTGACGCCGTTCCTCACGCTGCGCGATGCCGCGAAGGCCATCGAGTTCTACAAGGCGGCGCTCGGCGCGGTGGAGCTGTACCGGCTTCCAATGCCAGGCGGCAAGGTCGCTCACGCCGAGCTGCGGATTGGCGATTCACGGATGATGGTGGCCGACGAGATGCCCGAGTGGGGCAACAAGAGCGCGAAGACGCTGGGAGGCTCGCCCATCGGGCTCTCCATCTACACCGAGAACGTGGATGCGCTCGCCGAGCGCTTCGTGAAGGCCGGTGGCAAGGTGCTCCGGCCCGTGGAGAACCAGTTCTACGGTGACCGCTCCGGCCAGTTCGAGGACCCCGAGGGCAACAAGTGGACGCTCGGGCAGCACGTCGAGGACGTGTCGCCCGAGGAGATGCAGCGCCGCATGGCGAAGATGGGCGGCTAG
- a CDS encoding ATP-binding cassette domain-containing protein — protein MAGATRLLIPEVIQTSAMDCGPAALKALFDGFGLQVSYGRLREACQTDIDGTSIDVLEELANKLGLNASQVMLPRDQVLMPETGALPAIAVVRLADSNLHFVVVWKRWGNRIQIMDPALGRQWVTVSQLMDRLYVHSTQVPADAFREWAGTEEFLAGLRRRVAALVGGALAERLVAEGLADASWKGLACLDATVRLVQTLVDGGGVQRGEVAARFAEQLLREVREALEQGRAEELIPPPYWTAVGKPGEEEVTLRGVVCILAKGLRGEPAEDEPPLSAELQAALLEPPTRPLKELLGMLRRDGVLAPAVLAAIAATAAVGGFLEALLLRGIIDAGRYLTTAEQRIAGIATLLVLLGVMLTLEFPLAIGTLQLGRRLEVRLRLAFLDKIPRLGDRYFRSRLVSDMAQRCHGIHMVRTVPTLGVTLVRASAELLVTLGGLVWLAPRSAPLIILAGAMALAVPLIAQRSLLEADRRMRDFDGVLSRFYLDALRGAVALRAHRAEMTLNRAHEEPLHEFVNAARTLLSRGIVVDTLATLLATTGSVAIVMHALSGGVQPGAVLLLVYWALAVATLGKQLAEALRQYPAASSLTGRLMEPLLAPDEVGASLIQTEARKPAEEGPKGASFQLRDVEVKAAGFTVLEGINVSVKAGEHVAIVGPSGAGKSSLVGILLGWHRASGGTVSVDGEPLAGEALARLRRETAWVEPDVTLWNKSLVDNLAYGVEMNDVLPRVGHALRTADLIDFLDKLPHGLQTRLGEGGSLLSGGQGQRVRLGRALLRPDVRLAIFDEPFRGLERDRRSALLERARAHFAGTTLLCIMHDIAETLTFDRVLVIKSGQLVEDANPKELAAREDSVYRALLEEEEEMRRDLTGRGGWRRLVLDHGVLSEQPPSTEVFPARKEAS, from the coding sequence ATGGCCGGCGCCACGCGTCTTCTCATCCCCGAGGTCATCCAGACCTCCGCCATGGACTGCGGTCCGGCGGCCCTCAAGGCGCTGTTCGACGGCTTCGGGCTGCAGGTCAGCTACGGCCGGCTCCGCGAGGCCTGCCAGACGGACATCGACGGCACGTCCATCGACGTGCTGGAGGAGCTGGCCAACAAGCTGGGCCTGAACGCCTCGCAGGTCATGCTCCCGCGGGACCAGGTGCTGATGCCTGAGACCGGCGCGCTGCCGGCCATCGCGGTGGTGCGCCTGGCGGACAGCAACCTGCACTTCGTCGTCGTCTGGAAGCGCTGGGGCAACCGCATCCAGATCATGGACCCCGCGCTGGGGCGGCAGTGGGTGACCGTCTCCCAGCTGATGGACCGCCTCTACGTGCACTCGACGCAGGTCCCCGCGGACGCGTTCCGCGAGTGGGCCGGCACCGAGGAGTTCCTCGCGGGGCTGCGGCGCAGGGTGGCCGCGCTCGTCGGCGGGGCCCTGGCGGAGCGGCTGGTCGCGGAAGGGCTCGCGGACGCCTCCTGGAAGGGCCTGGCGTGCCTGGACGCGACGGTGCGGCTGGTGCAGACGCTGGTGGACGGCGGTGGCGTGCAGCGGGGCGAGGTGGCGGCGCGCTTCGCCGAGCAGCTGCTGCGCGAGGTGCGCGAGGCCCTGGAGCAGGGGCGCGCCGAGGAGCTCATCCCCCCGCCCTACTGGACGGCGGTGGGCAAGCCCGGCGAGGAGGAAGTCACGCTGCGCGGCGTCGTCTGCATCCTCGCGAAGGGGCTGCGTGGCGAGCCGGCCGAGGACGAGCCGCCGCTGTCCGCGGAGCTCCAGGCGGCCCTGCTCGAGCCTCCCACGCGGCCGCTCAAGGAGCTGCTGGGAATGCTGCGCCGCGACGGCGTGCTGGCGCCGGCGGTGCTCGCCGCCATCGCCGCGACGGCCGCGGTGGGCGGCTTCCTGGAGGCGCTGCTCCTGCGAGGCATCATCGACGCGGGGCGCTACCTGACGACAGCGGAGCAGCGCATCGCCGGCATCGCGACGCTGCTGGTGCTGCTGGGGGTGATGCTCACGCTGGAGTTCCCGCTGGCCATCGGCACGCTGCAGCTGGGGCGGAGGCTGGAGGTGCGCCTGCGGCTCGCCTTCCTCGACAAGATTCCCCGCCTGGGGGACCGCTACTTCCGCAGCCGGCTCGTGTCCGACATGGCCCAGCGCTGCCACGGCATCCACATGGTGCGCACGGTGCCCACGCTCGGCGTGACGCTGGTGCGCGCCTCCGCGGAGCTGCTGGTGACGCTCGGGGGGCTGGTGTGGCTGGCGCCGCGCAGCGCGCCCCTCATCATCCTGGCCGGGGCCATGGCGCTCGCCGTGCCGCTCATCGCGCAGCGCTCGCTGCTCGAGGCGGACCGCCGCATGCGGGACTTCGACGGCGTGCTGTCGCGCTTCTACCTGGACGCGCTGCGCGGGGCCGTGGCGCTGCGGGCGCACCGCGCGGAGATGACGCTCAACCGCGCCCACGAGGAGCCGCTGCACGAGTTCGTCAACGCCGCCCGCACCCTGCTGAGCCGGGGCATCGTCGTCGACACCCTGGCCACGCTGCTCGCCACCACTGGCTCGGTGGCCATCGTCATGCACGCGCTCTCCGGGGGCGTGCAGCCCGGGGCCGTCCTGCTGCTCGTGTACTGGGCGCTGGCCGTGGCCACGCTGGGCAAGCAGCTCGCCGAGGCGCTGCGCCAGTATCCCGCCGCCTCGTCGCTCACCGGACGCCTGATGGAGCCGCTGCTCGCGCCGGACGAGGTGGGGGCCTCCCTCATCCAGACCGAGGCGCGCAAGCCCGCGGAGGAGGGGCCGAAGGGCGCCTCCTTCCAGCTGCGCGACGTGGAGGTGAAGGCCGCGGGCTTCACCGTCCTCGAGGGCATCAACGTGTCCGTCAAGGCCGGAGAGCACGTCGCCATCGTCGGGCCCTCGGGCGCGGGCAAGTCGTCGCTCGTCGGCATCCTGCTGGGCTGGCACCGGGCTTCGGGCGGCACCGTGTCGGTGGATGGCGAGCCGCTGGCGGGCGAGGCCCTGGCGCGGCTGCGGCGCGAGACGGCGTGGGTGGAGCCCGACGTGACGCTCTGGAACAAGTCGCTGGTGGACAACCTCGCCTATGGCGTCGAGATGAACGACGTGCTGCCGCGGGTGGGGCATGCGCTGCGCACGGCCGACCTCATCGACTTCCTCGACAAGCTGCCCCACGGGCTGCAGACGCGCCTGGGCGAGGGCGGCAGCCTGCTGTCGGGCGGGCAGGGGCAGCGGGTGCGCCTGGGGCGGGCGCTGCTGCGGCCCGACGTGCGGCTGGCCATCTTCGACGAGCCGTTCCGCGGGCTGGAGCGCGACCGCCGCTCGGCGCTCCTGGAGCGGGCGCGGGCGCACTTCGCGGGCACCACGCTGCTGTGCATCATGCACGACATCGCGGAGACGCTGACGTTCGACCGCGTCCTGGTCATCAAGTCGGGACAGCTGGTCGAGGACGCGAACCCGAAGGAGCTCGCGGCACGCGAGGACTCCGTCTACCGCGCGCTGCTGGAGGAGGAGGAGGAGATGCGGCGCGACCTGACGGGACGTGGCGGGTGGAGGCGGCTCGTCCTGGACCATGGCGTGCTCTCCGAGCAGCCCCCGTCCACTGAAGTCTTCCCGGCGCGGAAGGAGGCGTCGTGA
- a CDS encoding HlyD family secretion protein, producing MFPRTLRALVRGRGRSAFWLLPVGLFAVWGTWFLRARITVYEPSVRARLEVHRDVYSVDAPVEGRLVKTQVELHRQVRAGEVLVELAREQEQRQLAEAEAVLQGVGPQLVAARAELEAELGAMVAQQGQGAAGVEEAKARLIEAEALARRAREEGASTEKLWTQGLVSEAEWGRVRSELERFGAAEQATRAALTRVKLEGTMQSSERRIRVASLQREIAGLEASESVARATVERLREELERRVVRAPADGVIGETGSVRVGAQVRAGDRLATVVAGGDVRIVAQLSPSTALGRVRAGQRARMRLEGFSWTEFGMLEATVVAVASEARDGLVRVELSVDDMPEGIPLEHGLPGSVDIAVEQATPMRLVLRSLGRGLEAPPRAGTGGPAARDEVELSRGGS from the coding sequence ATGTTCCCACGCACCCTGCGCGCCCTGGTGCGCGGGCGCGGGCGGTCGGCGTTCTGGTTGTTACCGGTGGGGCTGTTCGCGGTGTGGGGGACCTGGTTCCTGCGCGCGCGAATCACCGTGTACGAGCCCAGCGTGCGGGCGCGGCTGGAGGTCCACCGCGACGTCTACTCCGTCGACGCTCCCGTGGAGGGGCGGCTGGTGAAGACGCAGGTGGAGCTGCACCGCCAGGTCCGCGCCGGAGAGGTGCTCGTCGAGCTGGCCCGCGAGCAGGAGCAGCGGCAGCTCGCGGAGGCCGAGGCGGTGCTCCAGGGCGTGGGGCCGCAGCTGGTGGCGGCGCGCGCGGAGCTGGAGGCGGAGCTGGGCGCGATGGTGGCGCAGCAGGGGCAGGGCGCCGCCGGAGTGGAGGAGGCGAAGGCCCGGCTCATCGAAGCCGAGGCGCTCGCGCGCCGGGCGCGGGAGGAGGGCGCCAGCACCGAGAAGCTCTGGACGCAGGGGCTGGTGAGCGAGGCGGAGTGGGGCCGGGTGCGCTCGGAGCTGGAGCGCTTTGGCGCCGCGGAGCAGGCCACGCGCGCCGCGCTGACGCGGGTGAAGCTGGAGGGGACGATGCAGTCCTCCGAGCGGCGCATCCGCGTGGCCTCGCTGCAGCGGGAGATTGCCGGGCTCGAGGCCTCGGAGAGCGTGGCGCGGGCCACGGTGGAGCGCCTGCGCGAGGAGCTGGAGCGCCGCGTGGTGCGGGCGCCCGCGGACGGCGTCATCGGCGAGACGGGCTCCGTGCGGGTGGGCGCGCAGGTCCGGGCGGGGGACCGGCTGGCCACCGTCGTCGCGGGAGGCGACGTGCGCATCGTCGCGCAGCTGTCTCCTTCCACGGCGCTTGGGCGCGTGCGGGCGGGGCAGCGGGCGCGCATGCGGCTGGAGGGCTTCTCCTGGACGGAGTTCGGCATGCTGGAGGCCACGGTGGTGGCGGTGGCGAGCGAGGCCCGCGACGGGCTGGTGCGCGTCGAGCTGTCGGTGGACGACATGCCGGAGGGCATCCCGCTCGAGCACGGGCTGCCGGGCTCGGTGGACATCGCGGTGGAGCAGGCCACCCCCATGCGGCTGGTGCTCCGCTCGCTGGGGCGCGGGCTGGAGGCGCCGCCGCGCGCGGGGACGGGCGGCCCCGCGGCGCGCGACGAGGTGGAGCTGTCCCGGGGCGGGAGCTGA